The region TCCTCCGCAAAATCAGGAGCTAGCAATTTCATGATGCAAAATGCTGGCATCCATTTCCTTGCCAAAAGTCATGCTGCTCTATTCACCAATCTGATAAGAGGTGGGGTGCTGTGCGTTTAGTTCAGTGAGACAAGGCAAATCCAGCTCATCCTTGCAGCAGGAgcactgaaaacactgtggcTTCGATGATGTtacagggaggggaggaagcagaaAAAGATGCAGCATTAATGTTGCTGCCTGTGTTCAAGGTACTCCTACAGCCATGCATAAGGGCTCTCACATCTCAAGAAACAAGCTTGTCTATTTTTCTTTGTCTTATTTTTGTAGCAGATAGGAGTTAAATATTGTATCAGAGAATTCTATTTTCTTAAGCTGTGTGTATAATTTATATGTAAAGAAGCTGGGTGCCTCTTGCGTACTCACTACATTGTTTAATTGCTCAAGGGACAGGCTTGGCCCAGTAGGCCTTGTCAGAGGACAGATCACATGCTGTTATACAACCACATCAATAATAAAGAAAATCCAGTGTTTACACAGAAGTCTCGCTTTTGAATGAGAGAAGGATATCACCAGTAGTTATATCAAAAAACATGATTGCTTAGCTAGCTAAAGGAAAATACAGGCTGGGGCAAGTGGAAGTGGCATAGACAGCCCCATATAGTTTGGGAGTGATTTTGTATCGTCCTCTTAGAAATTCTAGTCTGATGGCCTTGTGTTTCCATGAGCGCATAGACAAGTGACTAAGTCACAAAACCATGCAGCTAGTCTCTGTGGTTTAAGGGTGAAGGGGCACTGGATTTGCACTTCTTAGTTCCTATTGTTCCTGCAGATCTGTAAGAACTGCCACTTCATTGTTGTGGGTCTTTATGAAAGTTGCCAACCCTTAAAATGCATACATCTGATGGGGTGGGGATCAGGGATGAGGCCTAGCACTGACCATAGAGTGCTCTGTCCCTTTAAGGTGCACCAATATTCCATATACTTACAGATCCCTGCAATTCATACATGTTAGGAGGCCAACACAGAAAAGCCCACCACAGCTTGACTTCCTATTCTGCTACAAACACCAAGCAAGAACAAAAGTACATATAACAGATTAGAGTCCTGTAGTTTACATGTTTGTTCATATTTAAATACACATATATGCACTTCGTTATTAAGAAATTTTCTATTTAGAACACATCCATTTCACCAATAGGAAACACCAAGGCTGAAGGTCAAAGAAATAGGCCATGACACAAATGAAAAGCATATCTTCTAAGAACGTGAGTCATACAGTATTCAAAACCATGCAAAGCAACACATTGCTCAAGAAAGTGAGCCCAACCACAGCAACTGAATTCATTGCACAAAGCACTTAAAGCTTCAGCAGGCTGAACACTGCCTCAGACTTGCTCTACTGGCAAATGAGTGGAAGAAAAAGAAGCTTTAAAGGGGGGTATATATATTAAGCCTATCCATCTCCAAAGCACACAAGCAGCCTTTTTACCTCTACATCAAGGTGCCTGATAACAGGTGGACACTGCAAATTCTGACACAAGTTGGGTGAaacagcaaaatggctgccacaggaggtggatcCAATGCCAAAACCACTGTTATGAGAGAGTTAACCACAATTTCTCAGGGAGAGAAGTCATTTTcaattcttcaacatttcaggcagaaactctgtttaacaggatgccttttcaaATGAACTTactgtttaaaaatattgttaTGCACACAAACAGTTCACCTTCAGTCACATGGTGAAGATCTTTGCACTGTGTTGGCAATGGCTGCCAAAGTAACTTTAAAAAATCTACAGTCAgaactccagtggccaatcagtagTCCAGCTCACAAAAAGGCTTACCTCATCCCACCCATGTTAGGGgacccctctgctccatatgcttacaaAGGGAAGACTGCTTTTATTTCACTTGCACATATATTCCTTTTAAAAACAATGCACATGTTCAAGTGAGgtcctcagtagggttgccagatccaattcaagaaatatctgggaactttgggggtggaaccaggagacattgggagtggagcaggATTGTGATAAGCAcgattgcactccaaagggagttctggccttcacatttaaaggaatcgcacaaatttatattccactatggggagggacggtggctcagtggtagagcatctgcttgggaaacagaaggtcccaggttcaatccccggcatctccaaaaaagggtccaggcaaataggtgtgaaaaacctcagcttgagaccctggagagccactgccagtctgagaagacaatactgactttgatggaccgagggtctgattcagtataaggcagcttcatatgttcactatgAGGCCCCAtgtgggaatgggcagaatataaataaactaataataataacttttaaatgccttccctccgttagaaataatggataggggtaccttctttgggggctcatagcactggaccccgtggtccaaaccttttgaaatttggagggtgttttgaggagagacattggatgctttgctgcaaatttggtgcctctagctcatcacacgaacctttaatggcatagtaatacaataaaacagggatAAACAGTCCAAGAACTAGtcacctaaaaatgtaaaaaggagTTGCCACCAACCAGTACCCACTGAAGTTAAAAAGGCAGAGCAGGTAGGCAGAATAGATCTATATTTTAAATTCTCTAGTTCTTAACTTCCATACACgatagctcaaaaaacagcctccccagagccccagatacctgcagatcatttCTCCATATTACTctatatgggaatcagtctccatagggaataatggcatgcccagcagacactttacttcccctcccctgctttctgatgaccctgaagagggggaagggcctctaaaccaggggatcccctgcctccacctggggattgcaaccaaataaaacaaaccactctgtgaaaaaacTATTACAAAATATgattcatacaaggaaaagagtgcatttcagcagcctcataattttacataccACATGTGCATATTTACGCCCATATACACcattgtgcaaatagtccaaaatatcataagtccagaaaagagTTCCAACGGATCGCTAGCATGGCAGCACACTGTTTTTAAGGGGAGGGCTGCAGGGGAGAATAAGCAAGGAAAAGGAGGTAAACCAAATCAGTGTCCCTGTGTAAATACTTAAAACTTCTCTTGGCAACTGGTCTTAAGTCAAGAAAGCCAGTCAGGCCAGACTCTGGCCTTTGTTGTGGTGGTGCCAAATCTGTGAAATGGTCTTCCTGAAAGCATCAGGAAGATGACTTTCCTGTAATATTTGTTTTCCTTGTAAATCAGGATTAAGTTATTCAGCTTCCAGGCCTTGGGTTCATATAGCAAAGTGTGCTTAAAACAAGTCTGCTGATTAACAAGGAATATAGGACTAGGAGCAACTGGATACAGAACAGGAGAGCTTAATGGGGAAAGCAGACCATTCCAGTGTAATGCTCTGGAGGACTTTGGGTTGCCTGATTAATGGTGAAGGGGGATGCCTTCttcctttaatagaagcttaatgggatgttatttactagGTGATGCCATTTActtccatacagggctttttgtgtagcaggaacctctgatcatgtagccaatcctcccaagagcttacagtaggtcctgtaagaaaagtcctgtaaactcttgtaggattggctatatcaggggtgtgtggcctaatatgcaaaggaattcgtgctacaaaaaaaatccctgcctccATGCCAGCACAAGCTTCAGTTGCCCATTGCCTCACATTCATCTTCTATCaaaggcattgtaccatgctgaagcccttcTTCTTGCCAAattctgccctctcccagattcacctccaaagtctccagttcttttccaacacagacctggcaaccctaaattacaGCTAGTCTGCAGactacagttcccctggaaaTAATGGTTGCTTTGTGGGATGGACTGTATGACATATCCTACTGAGACCTGTCCTGTTTTCAGATCAGAccttccaagctccacccccaaatctcctggaattttccatcagtgttggcaaccctagatgacagTTGAAGGGAAGCTGCAGCATACAGGATGTGGAATCAGGGAAAGTACATATGGATGTGTAAAAGGAAGGGACTGTATGCCTACATCTGTGAAAGAATGAAAGGACTTCAGCCAGTTTCATGCCAAGAACCTAAAGGATTTACAGTGAGGAAAAAACTAAACAAACCAGCAAACCatgtttttatcccacccttcttccaaagACCACAGAGCGGCTatacattttttctctctctctgctattTTATATTCATaactatcctgtgaggtaggtgactgAGGCACTGACCTAAAGTCACTGAGTGAGCTCCACAGCAGACAGGGAATTTGAACTTAGTCCTTCCTCTGTTAACACTCTAACCCCTCTACACTATGTTGTCTCCACACATACATATGGTTTATGCTTCTAAGATTTCTCACTCCTGCCGCTTCCTTGACAAGTCCCACTGGTACTTAATCTGAGGTAATCCCAATTGCCTTGGAACATCACCCAAGGTTCTCAAGCATTTCTAAGAACTGTGCCACTAAACTGTTTTCACAGCTAGATTTTCTTGCCATCTCTGTGGGAGTCTTTCATTAGAAGATTTCCTGTCAGGATGTTCCACTGAACAAAAAAAGCATTAACCTTTGCTAAAATTGCTTCAAATCTCCTTAAAGTGTCTTAATCTTTAGTAAATTACTGCCATCCATCAAGGAGGAGGACAACAGAATAAGGGAAATGAACAAACAGACAGAGGCAGGATCCAGATGCACCCGGGTCCCATTTGCAGCGCTGCGGGGAGGGTTAAGAGGGAGGACAACCTTTTGCTGGATGGGGGGGGCAGGCCAAGCCAAGCGCAGGAAGCAGGCCCTATGGGCTGTCTCTGGAGTGGGTCAGAGGTCTGGGGTGGCTAGCAGAGGAATTTTGCCAGGGGTGCCTGCCTCGGCCCCTCCCCCTGGTGCTGGAGccacaaaacaaaatgaattcACAGATGACATATTGGAGGAGTTCACAATACATCTGAACTAAGCCATACCAGAGGTTGGCACTCAGTGAACTGAAGGTTGCCCTCTAACTCTGCTTGATTTTACCCATGTTACAGTTATTCTTTCCATTTTCAGTATATTCCCTCCATATTCATTCAGTTTTTTATTCCTCCTCTCCAGATTGCTTACAGCTACTTATAATGTagaaaaatttaaaacatacaccATATTAAACAAACTATAGCAACACATTTTCAAGAAAGCATGTTGTCCTAAAAATGTGTCATTCCGTAGCCATCCTTAAGCACACTGGCGTGCATCCAACAGCACTGTTCTTAACTTGGGATGCCAGCCATCtagtgggatctggggatcccccagaatttcagttcatctccagactacagagatcagttcccctggaggaggaggaggagatattggatttatatcctgccctatagtctgaatctcagagcggtcacaatctcctttaccttcctccccacaacacacatcctgtgaggtaggtggggctgagagagctcttacagcataGATGTTTGGAGggtggctccacccctgaatctccacttttccaacctggagctagcaattCTACCCCTTACCAGTGGCcttggggacctggcaaccctagaggacaATTCTGCTGATTATCCTCTTCTTCCTTTGCTGTTCCTGAGGACCACCAGGAATGAAATTTCAGCAATGCAGGCGTCCCAATTCTGCCCTCTCACCTGCATTACTGATAAGGATagtatttactatttatttatttatttatttatttatttattcgggatttatatcccgcccttcccacaagtggctcagggcggcttccaacaattgattACTATGGCGTTCCTGCTATTATacgtgctaattagagaaagctaggaatactTTGGGCACTACTGGATCTGGGAAATTGTACAACACTTAAAAGAATGGTCCCCggaagaaggatctgagatccaaaacggcttgcaaagcggacTGGTTCTTTGTTGGACCGCCTACTTTTAAcactggactgaatgttatttagtgactttcagccacataaggacagtaggagcattgagtaacgtatgaggttttaacttggtggtatgtactgatattattcattttgtattttgatacttattattcacaagttaaaattgcattttacacggagagttttttctttctgCTGTGGCTTAACAAGGAATCAGGTTCTTGATAAAGCAGCTTGagcaggggtctttcacatcgcctactgccagatcctttaaccgGAAAGGTGGAGGATTGAGCTTGGAAACATTTCAAAGCTCTCAGTAGAATATTCCAAAACTATCAAAAGTTGTTGGGGGCATCCAAGAATCCTCCACATCCCTAGAGAACTGGCAGAATCACCTGGGCTTGAATTTCTCTTATACAATCTCTTTTGACAAAAGACCACTTATGGGTTTTAAGGGAAACAATTAGTTGCATTTATCAGCTAAACACAATGGAGTCCCAATTACCTGCTTCCTTTCCAGAGTTATTGTGACAATCAAAGGCTGCAATTACTATCAGCATGTGAGAGACATAGACGGCCTCCTGTGAAGAAGGGGTTCATATAAAAGCACTGTGGTGAAATCCCACAGTCACCAGAAAACTCTCATTCTGTTCATTTCTCCTATCAGTGAACCAGGTAATGTACTCAAATGTATTGTATCTTTCACATTCAGTATTGTTTGAGAGGTTTCTATGcttttttgttcatttgttttggATAAGTTTCCCCCCTTTTCATCATTTGCAGGCtaaagaagatggggaggctGTTCACAAGCTTCCTTCTGCTGCTCATATGTGGGGCAATTGGGTTTGCACAGCATTGGTCATATGGCCTGCAACCTGGAGGGAAAAGGGATGCTGAAAACCTGATAGAATCTTTCCAAGAGGTAAACTTGCTGGGTCTGCAAAAAGTCATCATGGAACCCAGTCAAACATTCTCTTTGTGCATGAACCCCCAATTATGATACCCAGACCCAAAGTTAAATTGCATTAGTTGCTCAGCTCTATGCCCCCACCGGGTGACTAGGATACCTAGAATTTTGTCTCCTTAGTCCCCCACCCGCCATTTTTATCCTTGAATTTCACTTCAAGTTATGCATTACCATTTTGTGTAGGAGCCAAAGTTAGTTAGTGAGTCATATccgaatcccagtgccaggaggcaacatcaggggaagatcttGGCCTCCGTACCCTGTTTGGCTCTCTAGAGACACTGGTTGGCCTcattgtgaaacaggatgctggactagtagatggaccactggtctaatccatcaGAGCTCTCCTTATGTACAAAGCTTGGCATAGTGgtagttcaaatccccattcagccaCAATGATCACTGGGTGACTCTTGGCCGGTCACTCCCTATCAGCccaacctccctcacagggcggCTGGAGGTTAGAAGCAGGAGGGGAGCATCAGCTATGCTAGTCTGAGTTCCTTGGAGTAAGGATGTGAGACAAATGTGACTGATATATGAAATACATTTTCCATTGTATAGATGGCAAATGAGATGGACAAACTGGGGGAGCTGCAGCATTTTGAATGCACTGCCGCACATCAGCGCCCCACATTTCGAGGACTTAAAGGAGCCTTAGTAAGTAATATGGGTTTTGAAGCATTTTACTCATTTTTCTCTTAAAAGACAAGTGTTGTATTATTGATACAAATTATGCCAAGGTGTTAAAAAGCAATATCTGTATTTGGGATTCTCAAGGGAGCATCTCCTCCCTTATGTTACTCTCCCTGCACTTTAAGATCCAGTAGTAACAACCTGTTACATGTGCCTATTAGTTCAAAGTGTTGGTCTGAATTTTGAGTCTgttgacctttaagaccaacaaaggtttgttcaaggtatgcacacaaaagctcaaaccttgaacaaacttaaaggtgctactggactcaaaattgtTCATGTGTCTGTTAGCGTACAACAAGGTGGGGGTGCAAGGTCTTGTGGGGGCCATCTCATTTTCCCTTcattaccagggcttttggggtagaaaaagcccagcaggaacttatttgcttatttgcatgctgatgccaagccagctggaactgtgttcctgtgcgttcctgcttttttaaaaagccctgttcaccACTATTTCCTTCAAGCCTTTTTCGGCTGCCCCTTTTttgcttcctttcttctttccttctcacccatccaacctacctttatctgcctccaacatcttcagttttctctcctGCTTCTCCCCTGAAAGCCTCTCCTTTGGAAAAATTTGTGGCTTCCTCCATGCAGctgaacccacaaggacttgcagcaGGCACCTCAATTTCCCCTGTAGCTCCtcccaactatttttttttaattttcctcCTTCTGGCAGCCTTTATATCAttaccttttcctgcttccttctcacctgCTCACCAATCAGCCATTATCTCATGGCCCCCCAttaagttttatttattatttatttataccccgcctttgtCCACAGCGGGAACCCaaagtagctcacagctttctcctctcctccattttatgctcacaacacccctgtgatgaggttagactgagaatgtggaactggcccaaggtcatccatggCACAATGGGGATTTTAACTTGGGTCTGCCACATCctagtctgaaattctaaccaGAAACTCTAACACTACACAACCTTGGTTTCTGTGAGGTAAcaactgttgaacagtagcaagcagcccaTCCTAGGGGAGTCAAACAAGTTGTTTAAACAGGCCATTCCCTTTGacaaagaattaatggacataaatatgacatcagaaaccacaacattcaaaaaccagtgggggaacattttaaccttccaggacattcagttgctgacctaaaaagtagcagttatcttacaaag is a window of Heteronotia binoei isolate CCM8104 ecotype False Entrance Well chromosome 12, APGP_CSIRO_Hbin_v1, whole genome shotgun sequence DNA encoding:
- the GNRH1 gene encoding progonadoliberin-1; this encodes MGRLFTSFLLLLICGAIGFAQHWSYGLQPGGKRDAENLIESFQEMANEMDKLGELQHFECTAAHQRPTFRGLKGALASLIDGETGQKKI